From a single Lentisphaera profundi genomic region:
- the waaF gene encoding lipopolysaccharide heptosyltransferase II, whose amino-acid sequence MKLEFYQAEIGQAPQELHQTIPNHLRQRGAIIRSVNWLGDAVMTLPAIYKIKQSLPPNAPFIILCKKNLASFWQSFDWVTQVIAIDHKHVKRRETELIRKAKPGFAVIFPNSFGSAMDLFLKGIPLRIGRGGRARSLMLNRRLPGFYRSPGEDTNHQLKEYLELAYISGGQGWNDHFEPAKPQINSEKLAELGYQAEANTWLNIAPGAAFGPAKQWPVSHYAEIANWWIAQGGKVAILGAPGEETVGKEVHDLSPQAINLVGKTSIPELMHILSGSKFCVVNDSGAMHLAASVRAQGVAIFGSTDPFATGPLGGRWKIVWTKPECSPCLKKICPLTENQYHCLSSASPEMIINELQSLD is encoded by the coding sequence ATGAAGTTAGAATTTTACCAGGCTGAAATAGGACAAGCACCCCAAGAGCTCCACCAAACCATCCCAAATCACCTTAGGCAACGCGGCGCCATCATCCGCTCTGTAAACTGGTTAGGGGATGCCGTCATGACTCTCCCTGCTATTTACAAAATCAAGCAAAGCCTCCCCCCGAATGCTCCCTTTATCATCTTATGTAAAAAAAACTTAGCTTCCTTTTGGCAAAGCTTTGACTGGGTCACCCAAGTCATTGCAATTGATCATAAACACGTGAAGCGGAGAGAGACCGAACTCATACGAAAAGCTAAGCCCGGCTTTGCCGTGATTTTCCCCAACTCATTCGGATCTGCAATGGACCTATTTCTTAAAGGTATTCCTTTGAGAATTGGACGCGGCGGCAGAGCAAGGAGCTTAATGCTCAATCGACGCTTACCAGGATTTTATCGAAGTCCTGGAGAAGACACCAACCATCAACTTAAAGAATACCTAGAACTTGCCTATATAAGTGGCGGACAAGGCTGGAACGATCACTTCGAACCCGCGAAGCCACAAATCAACTCGGAAAAACTTGCCGAATTAGGCTACCAAGCAGAAGCCAATACTTGGCTGAACATCGCGCCCGGTGCAGCTTTTGGCCCCGCCAAACAATGGCCCGTAAGTCATTATGCTGAGATCGCAAACTGGTGGATCGCGCAAGGTGGAAAAGTTGCTATCTTAGGAGCGCCCGGCGAGGAAACCGTCGGCAAAGAAGTTCATGACTTATCTCCACAAGCGATCAACTTAGTCGGAAAAACTAGTATCCCTGAACTTATGCATATCCTTTCTGGCTCTAAGTTCTGCGTCGTTAACGATAGCGGGGCAATGCACCTTGCCGCTAGTGTTCGTGCTCAAGGCGTAGCAATATTTGGCTCCACAGACCCATTCGCAACTGGCCCCTTAGGTGGTCGCTGGAAAATAGTCTGGACAAAGCCTGAATGTTCACCATGCCTAAAGAAAATCTGCCCATTAACAGAAAATCAGTATCACTGCCTTAGCTCAGCTAGCCCCGAGATGATCATCAACGAACTTCAAAGTCTAGACTAA
- a CDS encoding low molecular weight protein-tyrosine-phosphatase yields MKKVLFICLGNICRSPAAEGVFLSKLSERNLEGEFLVDSAGTSAYHSGARADERMISHAEKRGFDLASRSRKLLSEDFDRFDYIIAMDSSNLKNMQQICGERKCLAQSLLMTDFCREFEDAQSIPDPYYGGGEGFERVLDLLEDSCEGLIEYLLNSCSNEAYS; encoded by the coding sequence ATGAAAAAAGTGCTTTTTATATGCCTCGGAAATATTTGTCGATCACCGGCCGCGGAAGGGGTGTTTTTGTCGAAGTTAAGTGAGCGAAACTTAGAAGGTGAATTCTTGGTCGATTCGGCGGGTACAAGTGCTTACCATAGTGGAGCTCGTGCCGATGAACGAATGATAAGTCATGCAGAAAAACGCGGCTTCGATTTAGCATCGCGATCACGTAAGCTTCTTAGTGAAGATTTTGATAGATTTGATTATATTATTGCAATGGATTCAAGTAATTTGAAAAATATGCAACAAATTTGCGGGGAGCGCAAATGCCTGGCGCAAAGTTTATTGATGACTGATTTTTGTCGTGAGTTTGAGGATGCGCAGAGCATACCTGACCCTTATTATGGCGGAGGTGAAGGGTTTGAGCGAGTGCTCGATCTTTTGGAAGACTCATGTGAAGGCTTAATTGAGTACCTTCTAAATAGTTGCTCAAATGAAGCTTATTCTTAA
- a CDS encoding MATE family efflux transporter, with protein MIFHNFIESQKRSWRGPGGIKAVLIQATPIIITQSSDTILMFTDRYLLAGKSPIDMAAALSGGLTSFLSVTLFFGLLSQVNALAGQFTGKKSPVEASLAAGQGIILSCAFAPLLFLTLPFAQDFFSFCGHEGRLLQLETQYYQVLVAAHIITLLRCVLASFFSGIGQPIIIMKSALLGVLVNIPLTYALIFGKWGLPELGIVGAAWATVISSFIVLCILVYYYFCEKYRTSHKTHLSIRYCPDIMKSLMKLGLPAGIEFTLQLSGFNFFILIFASAGPVAAAAITITFSWELLSYLPMTGVQIAVIALSAKYIGMGKTKLAERTSYNALKIAMLYSGTLATIFFIFAPELAMLFTNGEANETSRMASTMLRIACIYMTFDAIHLVYAGILKGAGDLIYPTCLTFVIFWGACILAYIEINVFALDPILVWLTFTALIIIIGILYYLRFRTGIWKTKKILN; from the coding sequence ATGATATTCCACAATTTTATTGAATCACAAAAAAGATCCTGGCGAGGTCCCGGGGGCATCAAGGCCGTGCTTATACAGGCCACTCCCATTATCATCACCCAATCTAGTGATACTATACTGATGTTTACCGACCGTTACTTATTAGCGGGCAAATCACCCATCGATATGGCTGCAGCCCTTTCAGGCGGCCTCACTTCCTTTCTTTCTGTCACCCTTTTCTTTGGTTTACTTTCCCAAGTCAATGCTTTAGCTGGTCAATTCACGGGTAAAAAATCTCCTGTAGAAGCCTCTTTGGCTGCTGGTCAAGGAATTATTTTATCTTGTGCTTTCGCTCCTTTGCTTTTCCTTACGCTGCCCTTTGCTCAAGACTTCTTCTCTTTCTGTGGTCATGAAGGCCGTTTACTGCAACTCGAAACTCAGTATTATCAAGTCTTGGTTGCTGCACATATAATCACTTTACTCAGATGCGTCTTAGCCAGTTTCTTTTCGGGAATTGGACAACCCATCATCATCATGAAAAGCGCACTTTTAGGAGTACTTGTTAATATCCCTTTAACTTACGCACTTATCTTTGGGAAATGGGGCCTTCCTGAACTCGGTATTGTTGGCGCTGCCTGGGCAACTGTGATCTCATCTTTTATCGTTTTGTGTATTTTAGTTTACTACTACTTTTGTGAGAAATACCGCACAAGCCACAAAACACACCTTAGTATCCGCTATTGCCCCGATATCATGAAATCCCTGATGAAACTTGGCTTGCCCGCAGGAATTGAATTCACACTCCAACTCTCAGGCTTTAATTTTTTCATCCTTATATTTGCCTCCGCGGGACCCGTCGCGGCTGCAGCAATCACCATCACCTTTAGCTGGGAACTGCTTTCTTACTTACCTATGACAGGAGTCCAAATTGCGGTAATCGCATTGAGTGCCAAGTATATTGGCATGGGCAAGACGAAACTGGCCGAACGCACGAGCTATAACGCTTTAAAAATCGCCATGCTTTATTCAGGTACTTTAGCGACTATCTTTTTTATCTTTGCACCTGAACTTGCGATGCTTTTCACTAATGGTGAAGCAAACGAAACAAGCCGAATGGCCAGTACGATGCTGCGTATTGCTTGCATCTATATGACTTTTGATGCCATTCACCTTGTCTATGCAGGTATACTTAAAGGCGCAGGCGATCTTATCTACCCAACATGTTTAACTTTTGTCATTTTTTGGGGTGCCTGCATACTGGCTTACATCGAAATCAATGTATTTGCACTAGATCCCATACTAGTATGGCTGACCTTCACTGCCTTAATCATCATCATAGGAATCTTATATTATCTAAGATTTAGAACCGGTATTTGGAAAACTAAAAAAATCCTCAATTAA
- a CDS encoding lipoate--protein ligase family protein: MTKEKWFLWQDDQHSPARNMAIDEALMESAIDLPGPLLRLYEWSTNSISFGYTQKFERIPQEGYDLVRRPTGGGIVYHQHHFTYTVVLPPKHWIVKETKPVESYAYLNRCVQSALQSLSLTSSLAQEEIPKSVDRAGMVCFVTPTRYDLLSDEKKIAGSAQRRSKLGMLHQGSIECEGHDFLNAAALREVMPLGFEKIIPCEFEDYSPLEMIKQRVDELEKDKYLSSKWNQKR; encoded by the coding sequence ATGACTAAAGAAAAATGGTTTTTATGGCAGGATGATCAGCATTCTCCCGCGCGAAATATGGCAATAGATGAAGCGCTTATGGAGTCGGCTATAGATCTTCCTGGTCCACTTTTACGTTTATATGAGTGGTCGACTAATTCGATTTCCTTTGGTTATACGCAAAAATTTGAACGTATTCCTCAGGAAGGTTATGATTTAGTTCGTCGCCCGACTGGTGGAGGAATAGTCTATCACCAGCATCATTTTACTTATACAGTCGTGCTACCGCCAAAACACTGGATAGTTAAAGAAACGAAGCCAGTTGAGAGTTATGCTTATTTAAATCGCTGTGTACAATCAGCTTTACAGAGTTTGAGTTTGACTTCTTCACTTGCTCAAGAAGAGATTCCAAAATCTGTAGATCGTGCAGGAATGGTCTGTTTTGTCACCCCGACACGTTATGATTTACTCTCTGATGAAAAGAAGATTGCAGGGTCGGCCCAACGACGGAGCAAGTTGGGTATGTTGCATCAAGGGTCGATTGAGTGTGAGGGACATGATTTTTTAAATGCAGCTGCTTTACGAGAGGTGATGCCATTAGGCTTTGAAAAGATCATTCCTTGTGAGTTTGAAGATTATTCACCTTTGGAGATGATAAAGCAACGAGTCGATGAACTCGAAAAAGATAAATACTTGAGCTCGAAATGGAATCAGAAACGCTAA
- a CDS encoding glycerate kinase, with protein MPLADGGEDTAEILADNLNGQILSMGEVQGPLKTMQSEGVYVELSEGRAVVEMAQDSGLAQLGLNGKDPMSSNTFGTGQVLAYLIDAGVKEILLTLGGSASSDGGTGAAGGLGLEVF; from the coding sequence ATGCCTTTGGCTGACGGAGGAGAAGATACCGCAGAGATTTTAGCAGATAACCTCAATGGGCAAATTTTGTCAATGGGTGAAGTTCAGGGGCCATTGAAAACGATGCAGAGTGAGGGCGTTTATGTTGAGCTGTCGGAGGGACGAGCGGTAGTAGAAATGGCCCAGGATTCGGGTTTGGCGCAATTGGGTTTGAATGGTAAAGATCCGATGAGTTCAAATACCTTTGGAACGGGGCAAGTTTTAGCTTATTTGATAGATGCAGGTGTCAAGGAAATTTTATTAACCCTTGGGGGAAGCGCAAGTAGCGATGGTGGGACAGGTGCAGCAGGCGGCCTTGGGCTGGAAGTTTTTTGA
- a CDS encoding glycerate kinase, which translates to MGEAQVAMVGQVQQAALGWKFFDKAGKEFIPSAGTLLEIESLVAPKDMELWPRISALCDVQNPMTGKSGAAYVFGPQKGASSEQVVLIDRGLRHLAHLFRTHLKKDVEAVAGSGVAGAFGGGAMAMMGAQLVPGIETILDWCGADEVLSGANYLVTGEGCLDLTSFNGKLVGGICERYQNNSNLSICLIAGVAKLDSAFTEAKGLAYVGECRKPGQTETDAFAKAEENFLESLDDFYKFIKI; encoded by the coding sequence TTGGGGGAAGCGCAAGTAGCGATGGTGGGACAGGTGCAGCAGGCGGCCTTGGGCTGGAAGTTTTTTGATAAAGCAGGTAAAGAATTTATACCCAGTGCGGGAACATTGCTCGAGATAGAATCTCTGGTGGCGCCGAAGGATATGGAATTATGGCCTAGGATTTCAGCCCTGTGTGATGTGCAGAATCCAATGACAGGAAAATCTGGCGCAGCCTATGTTTTTGGACCTCAAAAAGGCGCAAGTTCAGAGCAAGTCGTTTTGATCGATCGCGGACTGAGGCATTTAGCACATTTGTTTCGAACTCACTTGAAGAAAGATGTAGAAGCAGTGGCAGGATCTGGAGTGGCGGGAGCTTTCGGAGGGGGTGCGATGGCAATGATGGGAGCGCAGTTAGTGCCTGGGATAGAAACCATCTTAGATTGGTGTGGGGCTGATGAAGTATTAAGTGGAGCAAATTATTTAGTGACAGGGGAGGGCTGTTTAGATTTAACGTCGTTTAATGGGAAGCTTGTAGGAGGCATTTGTGAACGCTATCAGAATAATTCTAATTTAAGTATATGTCTTATTGCTGGGGTCGCTAAGCTTGATTCAGCTTTCACTGAAGCTAAAGGTTTAGCTTATGTGGGAGAATGTCGGAAGCCCGGTCAAACTGAAACAGATGCTTTTGCTAAGGCAGAAGAAAATTTCCTTGAATCCTTGGATGATTTTTATAAATTCATCAAGATTTGA
- a CDS encoding FtsW/RodA/SpoVE family cell cycle protein: protein MRGQKFNALPAWVKRLSRFDLTLTICTALLLFISVTYIHGVGEQVQGFLADYGTKQIRWILIGTILSLIIAAVDYNYLGHFWWQIYLFGIFMLIAVLLFGQTINGAKSWIKVGSITLQTAEIAKPTTIVALAYFASQAHRKLSEFWHVIPVIFIGFFPAFLVGLQPDFGSASTFIPITIAVLFVAGIRKRYIIYPIIAIAIMTPALYFMLQDHQKKRIDVFIHPVSHPIAIARARKLGEKNELPIHCLEKMELMRSPYKYIDELILIKKTALQKNIEYKKIPKILSSSRPDKSFLYELKKNEIPLTKEEYYPNTKAFVSLKQFYLAEGWHARQSILSIGSGGLKGKGIGKSTQVRLGFLPQTVSTTDSLYAVIAEEGGFIIGSLVILLQLGLFVSALRIACYAQNPFGKYMAISIAVLFLYHTYINVGMAMGVAPLIGIPLPFISYGGSSIVSALICIGILQSIYIHRKGIESADKLTELKS from the coding sequence ATGCGTGGACAAAAGTTCAACGCTTTACCCGCTTGGGTAAAAAGACTAAGTCGTTTTGACTTAACCCTTACTATATGCACAGCATTATTGCTCTTTATTAGCGTTACGTACATTCATGGAGTCGGAGAACAAGTCCAAGGCTTCCTTGCAGATTATGGTACTAAACAAATACGATGGATCCTGATCGGCACCATACTAAGCCTCATTATAGCGGCCGTCGACTACAACTATCTCGGCCATTTCTGGTGGCAGATATACCTATTTGGTATATTCATGCTTATTGCCGTTTTATTATTTGGACAAACTATCAATGGAGCCAAAAGCTGGATCAAAGTAGGCTCAATCACACTTCAGACTGCTGAGATCGCAAAACCTACAACGATTGTAGCCCTCGCTTATTTTGCTTCACAGGCACACCGTAAGCTCAGTGAATTTTGGCACGTTATCCCTGTTATTTTTATCGGCTTTTTCCCCGCATTCCTAGTAGGGCTCCAACCTGACTTTGGTTCAGCCAGCACATTTATCCCGATTACTATTGCAGTTTTGTTTGTTGCAGGCATACGAAAACGCTACATTATCTACCCTATCATCGCCATCGCCATCATGACTCCCGCTCTATATTTCATGCTCCAAGATCACCAAAAAAAACGTATCGATGTTTTTATCCATCCGGTATCACACCCCATTGCGATTGCTCGTGCACGTAAACTTGGCGAAAAAAACGAACTTCCCATTCATTGTTTAGAAAAAATGGAACTCATGCGTAGTCCATATAAATATATCGATGAACTTATCTTGATCAAAAAGACTGCACTACAGAAAAACATCGAATATAAAAAAATACCAAAAATTCTTAGCTCATCAAGGCCAGATAAAAGCTTTTTATATGAACTCAAGAAAAACGAAATCCCCCTAACAAAAGAAGAATATTACCCAAACACCAAGGCCTTTGTCAGCTTAAAGCAGTTTTACCTAGCCGAAGGTTGGCACGCACGACAATCAATACTAAGCATAGGTAGCGGAGGCCTCAAAGGCAAAGGCATTGGCAAGAGCACACAAGTCAGGCTCGGCTTTTTACCACAAACCGTATCGACTACAGACTCCCTCTATGCTGTCATTGCTGAAGAAGGAGGTTTTATCATTGGCTCGCTTGTCATCCTGCTACAATTAGGCTTATTTGTCAGCGCACTGCGCATAGCCTGCTATGCACAAAATCCCTTTGGCAAATACATGGCCATCTCTATTGCCGTACTATTCCTCTACCACACTTACATAAATGTCGGCATGGCTATGGGCGTAGCGCCACTCATCGGAATCCCGCTCCCCTTCATAAGTTATGGCGGTTCATCAATTGTCTCAGCTTTAATTTGTATTGGAATTTTACAAAGTATTTATATACATAGAAAAGGGATTGAGTCCGCTGATAAACTAACAGAACTCAAATCTTGA